aacatttttttcaatctCTTGCAACAAATAATTAATTATTTTAATTTCCATGGGACTGAGATTGTACCCAATGATATGGATATGTTATCTGATTATGGTTTCAAGTAGCATTTCAGCTGCTACTTTATGTGAAAAcagagttttaaaaaaaaactgttaTTTTTTAATAATACTTCAGATATCCTTGTTGAGGAAACTTTATTCAACATATTAAAATAGTCAAAGATTGAATGCTAGTTTAATAACTATATCTAGGATAATCTAGttggtttactgtccttcgtcgactggTTTGTATAATCCAAGTCTATGTGCCATGAATGTATAACAAGTCGTGCTTTTTGGCTGATTGCATGTAAAACCTGATTGATATTTTAGTGATTTTCGGCATCACTTTTTTCAGTGTATTTTAAAACGAAAGACATTTTCTGGACGCGAATTGctgcaacattgctgatgagGAGTTAAGCCATGTATCCATTCACTAAATCACGATATAACTGATATCCTGCCGATCGTATTAAATATCTATAATTACAcagtcatttttttaaataactgCTGTTAAAAATGTTATTATTTCAGTTACCATTTCTGTTGATTATGTTTTGGAGATACATAAATCCAGGACATGAGGAATCGTTCTACCTGTGCAGTTTCCTTGCGTTTTGGACATGCTAAAGTAATCAACATGGCAACGGCGCATGAGTTTCCCATACTGAGCTACCGGGAAGGAAAGACATGGGGAAAACAATGCCAACAGTTTTGCCCAGACCGGTAATGGTCAGCAGGTGGGTGTGGCTCGTCATAACACTGTCCGTTGGAGGGGGAGGGGCGGTTGGTGCGACCACGGTTTGGTCACCCATAGCAGGCGTCACCATGTCTAGTGAAGTTCTGGGTAATTATTGGGTCTTCTAGGGCTGATGTTTATAGCGCCGTAAAGGTTACTTTTTGATGTGTTTGTAAATCACTAATTGAATTCGTATGGGGGCCgtgatgtatgtgttggtataAGACATCATTAAGAACATATTGTAGTCTTCGTGTTTGGGGTTTCATACAAATGCGCTGGGTCAACGCTTTGTCGTCCCAGCTCTTATTGAACGTATCATCGTTACTAGCACAAAACCCATATGTGCGCCTGCAACCGTAATCCTGAGTTGAAGGAACCCAGCCACGCCCTGTCAGGAACGGGAACACGCATATGACAGGATAGGATATGCCTCGAAACTGTAGAGCACGATATAATGTGGCATGCCACGCAAGGACAAGCTCTGCGAGAGGCTGATCGCCACGCCAGTCAAAGCagcgccacgccacgccacgccacgccacgccacgccacgccacgccacgccacgccacgccacgccacgccacgccacgccacgtaAGCAACATCACGACACCAAGCAAACCAAAAGCATCGTCACGCCTCTCAATGCAAAAGGAACGTCACGACACCTAAAAGCAACGCTACGCTATGCTCAGCAAAGCATATCAGCGGTCCGATCAGTGAATGGAAGAGATTCGTTTACTATGCTTAAGTATCGGGTGTATTGATAATTACATGGCAGTTTTCCTAAATCATTATTTTATTGCAAGACCTGTGTGAGACACccagtttggaaatatttcataacataTATCGCCAATTATTTCTGCTGTCTCTCAAACACAAATACAACGCTCTAATGCATTGGTTTCTGTGATGAATATTTTGATCACTATTCGATTTCAATCATTTATATGGCATTTGCTTGAGTTTATAGCAAATACCAATATCTTATACTTTAAAATACATCTCCCTTTCATGCAGTTTTTAGAGTTCGATGGTTTAGACATTCTTACATcactattatcattatcattggtATTGCTGGTTTGAGGACGACAGTCAGACAAAAGAGGCTGAATAGCCATGAGAGTGCTCACAAACAGATGACAGACTCCCAAGCCTAACATGACAGGGTATAATTGAGCTAGCACTTGATGTAAGATGCAGGCAGCACTGACGGTCGCTCTTGTCGCCTATGTAAGCAAGCGGACTGGTCTGGCTGGCTTCATTGAGTCTCTCCCGCTGCTTGTGGTATTCCACCGCGAGACGAAGACTCGAGAACACCTAAAATCACAGGAACTTTTCAAGAACAATCGAACATTTTGGGATCGGCGATACGCCCCAAGATGGAAGAAGCTACTTGTCAATCAATAAGTCTTTGTTAGCATATTCTCCGTTTGTAGATTTAAATATATAAATTGTGAGGTTGTTTACGTGTATAAAACTCAAAACCAGAGTATAACTGTTGTTTAAACATCGAGATGAGTCATGGAACACATTCAGCTGAGCATGAAAGGCTCCTTAATATGGAAAGTAAGTGAGTAAATATTATTTTACGCCGTAATAAGACTAGAACAATATTAAATTGAATGGTTCGACGTATTACCGTTATTTTGATACAACCATTGTTATGGAGAGATTTAGGATTAAGGATACCAAAAACAACACTTATGATATAAACCAAAATACCTAGCCCAGTTGACCAAACCTCATGTATGCTGAAAGGGATGCTGACCAACTAGATTTAGACTGAAGTCGAACATAGTTTTGAAGTAATTGTGATGAGGAGGTGTGAAAAAGCCTATCCTCCTCTTTTTTCACATACGAATCATGGAAGGTACTCAACTTTGCCCAGTTTGACGTAGATATATGTGCATCATTCATACGTGCatgcgcgcacgcacgcacgcacacacacacgcatacatacagcCCAGTTGACCAAACCTCATGTATGCTGAAAGGGATGCTGACCAACTAGATTTAGACTGAAGTCGAACATAGTTTTGAAGTAATTGTGATGAGGAGGTGTGAAAAAGCCTATCCTCCTCTTTTTTCACATACGAATCATGGAAGGTACTCAACTTTGCCCAGTTTGACGTAGATATATGTGCATCATTCATACGTGCatgcgcgcacgcacgcacgcacacacacacgcatacatacatacatacatacatacatacatacatacatacatacatacatacatacatacatacatacatacatacatacatacatacatacatacatacatacacacattcatacatacatacatacatcaccatGACACTGTAGGCACATGCCCTACTGACAGAGCAGCTGACAGATGATATAATGACACGTTATGTGGTATAATGACATAATTGTCAGAAAGCGCCATGTTGGTGACGATAAAGACGAGGCACGTATTGTGTGTCTGTACATTAACACAATAACTTGTTGCGTTTAAAATCAGATTTGCAGACAGCAAGGAACCAAACATTTAACATCTGTGTCGTGGGAAAAAATCTGATTCCTTAAAACGGAAACGAAGGTCCAACGACTTTATAAATCAAACAATTCAAGAATCCACAATATCGAATCCAAGGCACATTGAATCACTGAAACCAAACCTAAATCTGTAACGAGAACTTGgatcaaatggaaataaatgcaTTGCGGGTTATGCATTTAATCATACTGAAATCAAATCTAAAACTGTAGCCGAGAACTAACTGTAAActaattgaaataaatttgaggACATGAGGTTGagattttcatcatcatcttccGAAGCCATTCTtcctttcttcattttctgcaCAATGACAGCCTTATCCATAAACGTCCAGCTAATTCAATGTGAGTTTATGGTAGCTTCAACAGAAGCAAAGTACTGATCTGCGAAAGGGACACTGGGATagtctcgtggttaaagcgttctctcgtcaccccgaagacctgggttctattccccacatggatacagtatgtgaagcccatttctggtgtctccagacgtgatattgttggaatattgttaaagtggGGTaaaaactcacgcactcatatCCGATTTCGTTGGTTTCACCAAAGCGGTTACCATCTGAGACCCGATTCCTTCAAACTTTCCTCGCCCAACAAGCAAAAACCCAGCGATAAAAATGGAAACCTGTACATAGCGACGTTAAACCCCTGTCACTGGTGCACGTTTTACGCACATATGCAAAGAACACAAGTCCATTACCAAGGGATGCAAACAGGCATCTAATGTATAATGCCAATATACAATGCGGCAAATGGCAAACTGTCATTAAACCTGGCGCAACTCGTAAGAAGAATACATTATTCCACGACAAGACATTATCTCTTTATGTGCAGTTAACGTCCACGTCTACCAGTGCTGCCAGAACGTCAGCAACTCTCAAGGCTTAGCCATCTACATGAAAGAGGCCAAAGAGAATCCGTGTAACATTACATGCGGTTTCATGGGCATTTTATTACCGTGAACATACTCCAGTCATCAGTGATGTGATAGAACATGCGGCAGGCTGCAGGGACGGAACCAGAAGCCATTGTCATTATCGAAGACCTTCCAATCATGTAATATGCTACCGTCTTCGTTCTGCCAATAAAACGTGGTATTACTGCCGTGAAATGTATATAATGGCAGACTGTGGACGCACTGATGTCAGGCTGATATCATCGGAGTGGACAGGCAGACTGTAGCAGCATATGAGGAGATTACCTGTGACTGTGGTGTGTTGACTGGTGCTTACATTTTCCGGGACCTGGGTGTGGTGATTGGTCCTTGCATTGTCCGGGACCTGGGTGTGGTGACTGATCCTTACAGTGGCCGCGAACAGTGTGTGGTGACTGGTCCTTATATTGCCCGGGACCAGGGTGTGATGACTGTTTGCTATATTGTCTGGGAACAGTATGTGATGACTGTGACTTAATTGTCCGGGACCAGGGTGTGGTGACTGGTTGCTATATTGTCTAGAACTGGAGTGTGGTGACTGGCCACTGTATTGTCCGTGACCGGGGTGTGGTGACTGGTCAATGTATTGTCCTTACATTGTCCAGGACTGGGTTGTTGTGACTGGTCACTATATTGTCCAGGACTGGTGTGTGGTGACTGGTCGATATATTGTCCTCGACAAGGGTGTGGTGACTGGGTGCTATATTTTCCGTGACTGGGTTGTTGTGACTGCTCGCTGTATTGTCCAGGACCGGGGTGTGGTGACTGGTGGCTATATTGTCCGTGAGTGTGTTGTTGTAACTGGTCGCTGTATTGTCCGGGACTGGGGTGTGGTGACTGGTCGCTATCACATGGGCTTGTATCACTTAGAAACGATGTTAGAAACACATATAGGTGTGTGGATCCTGCCCTAGTGCTATATAAAACGAAAGGGATGTAACCACGTAACCACCCCCTCCTCAatcaaagttagatttcaccaagtgaaatataattaataaacgaaatttaaaaggtgagttttcgctgTCTTgagtgatccatgattttgacACGGAATTGCGGAAGTAGCTATTTTCGATGAGTCgtggcgtataacttttgaaataatgatcctaCTGCaaccatttatagctcattttgtagggaatTCATCTGGCATTCGATCCGGACTAGTTCCTTCGTTGTCCGGCACCGGTGTGTGGTGATTGGACACTGTATTGTTCTGATCAATGAACGTGGTGTTCGGTGTACACTGAATAAATTCCCTTTCCTACGTATACGGTGTATGGGGAATTAGTTCCCGGCGTATGTTGTTGCTGATCCTGGCCACTTTCTTGTGCTGTTCAATCAGTGAGTGTACGGGACTCAGTTCCACGGTTTATTGAGGATTATGTTCCAACAAATACGATCTGTAGGGAATACGTTCGCAACGTTTTCGGCGTACGTGGAATGACGGCAGTGATTGAAGCACCTGTTGTGTTCTGAGGTGTACTGTGCAAAGGGAGGCGGTTACCTCTGTATCTCGCCACCCATTCCAACCACTGTTTGAGCTTATCAGTTAACATGGCATACGGTGTACAGAGACTTCCGTCATCCACCCGTAAAGACATATTTGGATTATTCTGGTCGCCGCTTTTACCTTGTCAGTTACCAATATGATATGTGGGCGGCTCATAGGAAATTAGTTCCTTCTGACAGAGGGTAACCAGTAAACGGCGTATATGGCTAGATTGGCACTGTCCCAGACTTTGAATGGTAGAATTACTATTCATCCATGGGCATGGCagtcagtacagccttggagcaagggtAGCAATGCCCATCACCAATACGATATTCGATGTATAGGTATTTAATCTTTATCCGCCTACAACCACTTAACAGTGTACGTGCACAATGAGTAAAACAGTGTCTATTTACCGGTGTAAAAGGAATTTGTTCCATAAATTGGTTTATACTGATTCTTATCACTGCTTTGTTGCGTGCAAATACTATGGTATACGGCGTTAGTTTCATCCCCATATGACCAGTTAATAGTGTCTGTGGTGAGTCTGGCCACAGCAAGGCTTTGACAGTTACGAATATGATACACGGTGTATAGGGAATTAGTTCCCTTTGTATATTGCCATTGACTGACGTACGCTGATTCTGGGGATTGTATTATCGTGATCAATTGATATGGTGTACTTCGTACAGGGAATTACTACTCTTCCTAAATATCCAGTAAATGATGGGTATGGCAGTGGTTAATTTGTCAGCTATGGTGTCTGGGCAAAGAGCTCCCTCAATATAGTGTAGTGACCGATGAACGGGCTGGTCATTGCGTTGGTCTTGTCAGTTAAGAATACAAAAAGACTGGCACCTGTTGAGTTGTATTGAGTTATTCTAAGAGAACGTCATGCAATTAAACCCTGAGATATGTCACACGCACCTATCATTGACATCTACAGCGAATGCGATTTAAACAGTAATaccgtagtagtagtagcagaagtagaagtagtagtagtagtagtagtagtagtagtagtagtagtagtagtagtggtggtggtggtggtggtaatggtaGTCGTGATGGTGGCTGTAGTGGTAATGGTagtcgtggtggtggtggtggtggtggtggtggtagtggtagtcgtggtggtggttgtagtggtagtggtagtcgtggtggtggtggtagtggtaatGGTAGTcgtggttgtggtggtagtgGCAATGGTagtcgtggtggtggtggtagtggtaatggtagtcgtggtggtggtggtggtggtggtggtagtggtagtcgtggtggtggttgtagtgGTAATGGTagtcgtggtggtggtggtagtggtaatGGTAGTcgtggttgtggtggtagtggtaatggtagtcgtggtggtggtggtagtggtagtggtagtcgtggtggtggttgtagtgGTAATGGTAGTcgtggtggtggttgtagtggtagtggtagtcgTGGTTGTGGTGGTATTGGTAATGGTagtcgtggtggtggtggtagtggtaatGGTAGTCgtcgtggtggtggtagtggtaatGGTAGtcgtggttgtggttgtagtggtagtggtagtcgTGGTTGTGGTGGTATTGGTAATGGTAGTcgtggtggtggttgtagtggtagtggtagtcgtggtggtggtggtagtggtaatGGTAGtcgtggttgtggttgtagtggtagtcgtggtggtggtggtattgGTAATGGTagtcgtggtggtggtggtattgGTAGTGGTagtcgtggtggtggtggtagtggtaatggtagtcgtggtggtggtggtagtggtaatGGTAGTCGTGGTGGTTGTTCTGAGATGTCATCATGCAAAGGAAAGAAGGATATCTTAAGCCCCTTCTGAAGAATCTGTTTGTTTACCCGTTTACAACGATGAGTACAAAGATAGAAGTTATATTTCTACCATCTTGTACAACCTAATTATAGATAAAACATAACATCACCTTAATAGTTCAAAATTAATTCTAGTAATAGTGATTAGATGAAAGGATTAGTGTCAGGTTTCATATTTTTATGAGTTGCGTATACGTGTGTTTTGGGTCTTGCAATACCGTAAAAGCACCTCGTGTTTCATTTGCTTAAAAGTGTTGTCCCATAAAAATTAGGTAAGCTCAAAGCACAATATCTTAATCACCATCAGCAACAAAGGCAGATctatataatatttatgatcTGGGTCAACATACATTGATTTTCAAAAAACCTGGTATCGTAAAACATAGAAAACCCCAGTTTAAAGACGACATCGACTGGGCTTCTGCTACAGCTGATGGGTTTTGGTGCGGGATAAGAATTCATCCCGTCTGTAAAATCCATTGTTGATTCTGTTCCGTTGAGATGCATTGTCTACTAAACTGCTCTGTGATACGTGATATTTATTACAATTCAATATGTCCCTTGATACCGGGCAGGAGGGCACGGTCTTCGAGACAATGCCTTGCATTCAGTGTTACTGATACATGTGCTGATGGCTACAGCCATTAGAGACATGTTCAAACGCTTAACAGAACAGACTAGCAGTCATGTTTCTGGATTTattatttgaaaacagaaatgtttAGTCTGGATGTTTCAATACATGTCACTAAATATGCTTGGAAATGAATCCACCTCAGCCTCCCaaatactgaaaataaataCAGCGATGGTGAAACATTTTATAAGGTAACTGATGCGGCGAATTCGTGACAAAACCGTTTTCTGAAATGGTTTAGGTTGATATCACGAACAAAGATATCAGTACCGGTATAAATTTAGACAAAAAATGACAATATCAGTACGGTCTGGTTCCAGAATAAACATGGGTTTACTGAGGATCTCTTTCTGGCTTGGAATCCTGTGAATAACGAGCTTCGGTGTTATGAAATTTATACAATTCCCACATGACAAGGTTAGTCAGACTTTTATCTGACAGAAATGGATGCATTGGAAAGCACGACTAACGCTTACTTTCCGGAAATGAATCattttaataaaatgaaaagcACAAGTAATGcaattaaaactgaaaagtgATATGGACTATTCAGAATTTAGCGCTATGGGTGCCGTTGTTCAtaacgatcttagcgctaagttgACCGCAACTCCCAtatcttaacatagacttaaggcaGTCTTAGCGCTATGGGTGCCGTTGTTCATAACGATTTCAGCGCTAAGTTGACTGCAACTCCCAtatcttaacatagacttaaggtagtcttagcgctatggatgccgttgtacaaagcgatcttagagctaaggtgactgtaacacaccttaacatagacttaatgCAGTCTAGTGCCTAATTGTCTAAGGTGGTGTTTTGTGCAACGGCACCACGGCTGTTTTGTACGACGGCACTCTTGTAGAAATCTGAAGTGAGACTCAATTCACTGGAGGCTTTTGCATTACAGAATAGGGTTTGGAGCAAAACAATATGGTTTTGAGGCATTAAGAGAGATTCAACGGACTGGTTATACAAAGAAGCATAAAGGGATTTAACTGAATTTTACAGCGATCTACTACAATTGTGTCACAGCCAGTGGCCCctgaatataaaatatattcttgCAAACGTAGACGCGCAGTTGCGGTTGACGAAGTGCCACCTCAGAAACGTTTTATCAATAACATGGCGGGTTGATATCACTGATTTCTTTAACCCGGACCTTTCACGTGACCACataattcaaatactaccctcaggTCTCAGGTGCTGTTAAAAGCACAaattacctgtgaagatccgggttagaattgattttgaGTAACAGTTGCTTGTCGAAAGAAAcaagtaacgggatcgggttgtcaggctcacggacttggttgacacatgtcagaagttcccaactgcgcagatcgatgttcatgatgttgatcactacattgtctggacacgattatttacagattagcgccatatagctagaatattgcttagtgctgcgtaaaactaaactcactcactcataatcttgatcactggatttgtgACATGATGTCAACCAGGCATCAgagagcctaaccacccgaccccgttagttgcctctttcgacatgaattactgaagatcaattctaacccggatcttcacgggttcccaAACCGTCATATGATCCTACAAGAACTTGGAGGTTAATGTTCTTGGCCAGACCGGTTACATCTTTTGAATGTCTGAGTATTTGTTCATGCTATCAAACACTGTTTTTTCTGTTCATAATTACTCACAAGCCGTCGAGACACAATATAATAATGCCAGCAACATAATACAGCATTTATGAACCTTTCTGTCAATATCCCAAAGCGCTATTATCTCAAAGTGTTACCTCATTTAGTTGAGATAACGAGAGGCCATTCTAAACGTAACGCCAGTTCACTGACCACAGTTATTTTCGCCAGTTCACTAAGTAACGTCGGATTCACAGTATGACCTCAACGCTGAACCGGTATCATCGTTCCAGTCGTTGACCCTATGTGATAATTATGCGTCGGGTTTGTTATTCAAGCTAGAAAATGAATAAGTCATGGCCGCCGAAGCCTCAAAGGTCATATTGCAGTTATTAAAGTACCAGTTAATGGtgatttctgaataaatattCAACGACTTACTTAACCATGCATATTAAATCTGATAACAGGCCCACGGTGGGTAGCCTCTTTACAAGCCATGTTCACTGGACCGTATTGTGGCGAAATGAGGGAAAGGGTCCATCTACTATGACTTTCGTTTATCCATTATGGTACACTGGTTTGATGTGGTGAGTTAGTGGCTGTTACTACATGTTTGTATGCAGTAATGAAGTCGATGCAATGAATGGTAGGATTCACGCGGGATGTGACGTTAAAGTTGTCACAGCAGTCAAAATTTGAGGTAAGAAACATTAACTGCATCggaggtcaggctcgatgaGATTTTGTCACCGCATCGTGATTGGACGATGCTCGgagtatcaatcactggttggtTCTATGTAATGGCATCGTGGCCGGGTGATACTCACAGTATTCGTCACATCATCATCGTATCATCGTATTCCTGTTCAAAGGAAGGAAAAGGATCACTGTATCCAGACTCAAATAGTACAAGGAATATTGAAAGTGTTACGTTAGGCGACGAAGAGAGAACACATGGAAGGCACACTTATA
This portion of the Haliotis asinina isolate JCU_RB_2024 chromosome 10, JCU_Hal_asi_v2, whole genome shotgun sequence genome encodes:
- the LOC137298599 gene encoding sex-determining region Y protein-like yields the protein MTSQNNHHDYHYHYHHHHDYHYHYHHHHDYHYQYHHHHDYHYQYHHHHDYHYNHNHDYHYHYHHHHDYHYHYNHHHDYHYQYHHNHDYHYHYNHNHDYHYHYHHHDDYHYHYHHHHDYHYQYHHNHDYHYHYNHHHDYHYHYNHHHDYHYHYHHHHDYHYHYHHNHDYHYHYHHHHDYHYHYNHHHDYHYHHHHHHHHDYHYHYHHHHDYHCHYHHNHDYHYHYHHHHDYHYHYNHHHDYHYHHHHHHHHHDYHYHYSHHHDYHYHHHHHHYYYYYYYYYYYYYYYFYFCYYYYGITV